The DNA segment CACCGATGCTGGCACCGTCACCGATGCTGGCACCGTAACCGATGCTGGCACCGTCCTGAATTTCAATACTGTCCGAACCGTTTGTAAATCGAGTCCAAGGTGTTCCCCATCGCTCAAACTTTTCGGACTTCCATTGCTTGATTTTTTCTATTTTGAACATCGCTCTCCTTTTCCATTTCGCATACTTTTGTTTGCTCTTAACCACAAATCAATAGACACACCAACATTGACAACATGATTACCGCACACGCCACGGCCTCAAGTGCTTCACGGCGCTTTGCCATGATCGCTTCGGCTTCCCGTTGTTTTTGTTGCCGCGAGCGCATCACTTCGTAATAGTCAATCATTTGAACCTCCCGCGTTCATCAGGTCCTTGACCTGCTCGTAATCCCAAAACCTCAACCGCTTCCCCTGCTTCTTGGGTTGCGGCAACTTCCCCACCTTGATCCATTTCCAAATGGTGCGCCTTGTCACCTTGCACGTCCGGGCCAACTCCATCACCGTCACCCTGGGGCCGCGCTTTAAGGCGTCAATCACCCGTGATGTGTGCGACTCTGGATATCCGACCATGAGTGCCTTGATTGTGGAAATGATGTGAGGGGCGGGAGTCATTGCTTACTCACTTCGCGTGCCTCTTCTCAAACTTTTCGTAGATGATTTGACGGGCGACCTCAGATTCAGAAGTTCGTTTTTTTGCCGCTGATCGGAGAAGCCACGCTTTAACTTCGGGCTCAAGACGGAAGGAAACTCGTTTTGCTTTCATGTCGAGCAAGATAGAACACTGTTCGACAATGTTCAACAACTTTTTGAAACTTTATTGAATCCGATTTCTGTTTCGCCTGCTTGCGTTTTATGCAACAATGTTGAACATTGAAAGGCGGTGATTATCATGAACGAAGATAAAAAGAAGACCGTTCGTAAGAAACCAGCGATGGGAATCACAGTTGACGCCGAGGTAAAACAGTGGCTGGAAGAGCAGGCAACCCTAAAACATCGCAAACCATCGCAGCTAATCAACGAATGGCTATGGGAAAAGATGGAGTCCGAAGGAGGTAAGTGCAAGGATGGGAAACACTGTGGCGAAGTTCCACGCCCTTTGTCAATCCGGCACCGGGCCGCTGGCGTTGTTGGATTAGGTGGGAGAAAATAGAGAATTGAAGGGAAATTAAATGACTACTTCGAATTTAAGCTTTTGGGAATCGGTATTGGTCGCCATCCCTGCATTCATGATCGTTGCGGCCATCAAGTGGTTTATGGGGCGCAAAAAATGAACTCACGGCCCTCTGATTTTCAATCAGCGGTACAATTCCCGTATAGTCTCCATGTATCGCATGAGC comes from the bacterium genome and includes:
- a CDS encoding helix-turn-helix domain-containing protein is translated as MTPAPHIISTIKALMVGYPESHTSRVIDALKRGPRVTVMELARTCKVTRRTIWKWIKVGKLPQPKKQGKRLRFWDYEQVKDLMNAGGSND